Proteins encoded together in one Mastacembelus armatus chromosome 15, fMasArm1.2, whole genome shotgun sequence window:
- the LOC113132144 gene encoding bifunctional 3'-phosphoadenosine 5'-phosphosulfate synthase 2-like translates to MSGVKKLRSDLNRSTNVVYQAHHVSRSKRGQVVGTRGGFRGCTIWLTGLSGAGKTTISFALEEYLVSHAIPCYSLDGDNIRHGLNKNLGFSAEDREENIRRVAEVAKLFADAGLVCITSFISPFAKDRDEARKIHRNSGLPFFEVFIHAPLEVCESRDVKGLYKKARAGEIKGFTGIDSEYERPEAPELVLKTGELTVNECLHQVLELLRDQNIVPSEIMEEVNELFVPENKLKLAMADANTLPTISITKLDLQWVQVLAEGWASPLKGFMREREFLQVVHFGNLLDDGAINLSVPIVLPVSTETMQKLDGSAAVALEYQGSRVAILRNPEFYVHRKEERCARQWGTTCPQHPYIKMVMEGGDWLVGGDLEVLERIKWNDGLDQYRLTPQELKQRFKDMKADAVFAFQLRNPVHNGHALLMHDTKCCLLERGYKNPVLLLHPLGGWTKDDDVPLDWRMKQHAAVLEEGILDPANTIVAIFPSPMMYAGPTEVQWHCRARMIAGANFYIVGRDPAGIPHPETKQDLYDPTHGGKVLTMAPGLTSVEIIPFRVAAYNKTKKAMDFYDKERHAEFEFISGTKMRNLARSGANPPDGFMALKAWKVLVQYYTSLQKDQ, encoded by the exons ATGTCCGGAGTTAAAAAGCTTCGCTCG GATCTTAACAGGTCAACCAATGTGGTGTACCAGGCCCATCATGTAAGCCGGAGCAAGAGAGGCCAAGTCGTGGGCACCAGGGGAGGCTTCAGAGGTTGTACCATCTGGCTCACTG GTTTATCTGGTGCAGGGAAGACTACCATCAGTTTTGCCCTGGAAGAGTACCTCGTCTCCCATGCTATCCCTTGCTACTCACTGGACGGAGACAACATTCGCCATGGCCTGAACAAGAATCTGGGCTTCTCTGCTGAAGATCGTGAGGAGAACATCCGTCGAGTTGCCGAGGTGGCCAAACTGTTTGCTGACGCTGGACTTGTTTGCATCACTAGTTTCATCTCTCCTTTTGCCaag GATCGAGATGAGGCAAGAAAGATCCACAGAAATTCCGGACTACCATTTTTTGAGGTGTTTATTCATGCTCCTCTTGAGGTGTGTGAGAGCAGAGATGTAAAAGGACTCTACAAGAAGGCTCGTGCTGGAGAGATCAAAG GATTTACTGGGATTGATTCAGAATATGAGCGTCCTGAGGCACCAGAGCTTGTACTGAAAACGGGAGAACTAACAGTGAACGAATGCCTCCACCAAGTATTGGAGCTGCTCAGGGACCAG AATATTGTACCAAGCGAGATCATGGAGGAGGTGAATGAACTCTTTGTTCCAGAGAACAAACTGAAGCTTGCTATGGCTGACGCAAACACGCTCCCCACCATCAGTATCACCAAG TTGGATCTACAGTGGGTGCAGGTTTTGGCAGAAGGCTGGGCTAGTCCTCTGAAGGGCttcatgagagagagagagttccTTCAGGTTGTACACTTTGGCAACCTGCTGGATG ATGGAGCCATCAACTTGTCTGTCCCCATTGTCCTGCCTGTTAGCACTGAGACCATGCAGAAACTGGATGGCAGCGCGGCTGTAGCTCTGGAGTACCAAGGTTCAAGAGTGGCTATTCTCAGGAACCCAGAGTTCTACGTACACCGCAAGGAGGAACGCTGTGCCAGACAGTGGGGCACCACTTGTCCACAACACCCTTACATTAAG ATGGTTATGGAAGGAGGTGATTGGCTGGTGGGTGGTGACCTGGAGGTGCTGGAGCGAATCAAATGGAATGATGGCCTTGACCAGTACCGCCTTACTCCACAGGAGCTCAAGCAAAGGTTCAAAGACATGAAAGCAG ATGCAGTATTTGCGTTCCAGCTGCGTAACCCAGTCCACAATGGTCACGCCCTCCTGATGCATGACACCAAATGCTGCCTGCTGGAGCGAGGCTACAAGAATCCGGTGCTTCTGCTGCACCCGCTCGGCGGCTGGACCAAAGATGATGATGTGCCTCTTGACTGGCGGATGAAGCAGCATGCTGCAGTCTTGGAAGAGGGCATCTTGGACCCAGCTAACACCATTGTTGCCATCTTCCCCTCACCCATGATGTATGCTGGACCCACAGAG GTGCAGTGGCATTGTAGAGCTAGAATGATCGCTGGAGCAAACTTTTACATTGTTGGCCGGGACCCTGCAGGCATACCTCATCCAGAGACTAAGCAGGACCTGTATGACCCCACCCATGGAGGCAAGGTCCTCACCATGGCCCCAGGCCTCACCTCTGTGGAGATCATCCCCTTTAGGGTAGCTGCCTACAACAAGACAAAGAAGGCTATGGACTTCTATGACAAAGAACG
- the minpp1a gene encoding multiple inositol polyphosphate phosphatase 1a produces the protein MSIILWKVLVVHLTTVIGFSCGFRKNPWDNTEIPTIAKYFSTKGRYEEVNPYLIEDILAVNRSILQPPSAQCREIHLTAIIRHGTRYPTTKNVKKMQRLYDLVKSRATGKESWLREIQTQWTMWYTEDMDGRLVQKGVNDHKHLAVRLSKLFPSLVSEENLRGGRVKFITSSKHRCVNSTLSFKAGLTELWAIKDQEFDHAVNDALMRFFDNCAKFVNEVENNSSSLMELDKFKEGPEMRRVQEKIADRLRIQYNNITDDMAEAALYLCAYEFAIKTVNSPWCRLFDEVDAQVMEYANDLKQFWKRGYGYDINSKSSCILFHDVFSRLDKAAIDNRSGQQVTEAVTVQVGHAETLLPLLTLLGFFKDSEALKSTNYATQTQRSFRTSHMLPYAANLLLVLYDCGAGDLRLQPLLNEKPVTFPLLAGQQVSMPLYEDVKEHYRELLQGCDFENECQLFKHPA, from the exons ATGTCGATCATATTATGGAAAGTCCTTGTTGTTCACCTCACTACTGTGATTGGTTTTTCCTGCGGTTTCCGGAAGAATCCCTGGGACAACACAGAAATACCAACAATCGCCAAATATTTCAGCACGAAAGGGAGGTATGAGGAAGTGAACCCGTATCTCATAGAGGACATACTTGCTGTAAACCGATCTATCCTACAGCCTCCGTCTGCACAGTGTCGGGAAATTCACCTGACTGCCATCATAAGACATGGCACAAGATACCCGACGACCAAAAACGTCAAGAAGATGCAGCGGCTTTACGATCTCGTCAAGAGCAGGGCCACGGGTAAAGAAAGCTGGCTGCGTGAAATCCAGACCCAGTGGACGATGTGGTACACTGAGGACATGGATGGTCGACTCGTCCAGAAAGGTGTGAACGATCACAAGCATCTGGCTGTCAGGCTGTCAAAGCTGTTCCCTTCACTGGTTTCAGAGGAGAACCTTCGAGGTGGACGCGTCAAATTCATAACCAGCTCAAAGCACAGATGTGTCAACAGCACATTGTCCTTTAAGGCAGGACTCACAGAGCTATGGGCTATTAAAG ATCAGGAGTTCGACCACGCAGTGAACGATGCTTTGATGAGGTTTTTCGACAATTGCGCTAAGTTTGTGAATGAAGTTGAAAACAACTCCTCGTCTTTGATGGAGCTGGACAAGTTCAAGGAGGGACCAGAGATGAGGAGGGTCCAGGAGAAGATCGCAGACCGTCTCAGAATCCAGTACAACAACATCACAGATG ATATGGCTGAAGCTGCACTTTACTTGTGTGCTTATGAGTTTGCCATCAAGACTGTGAACTCCCCCTGGTGTCGGCTCTTTGATGAGGTCGATGCACAG GTTATGGAATATGCAAACGACCTGAAACAATTCTGGAAAAGAGGCTATGGTTATGATATTAACAGTAAGTCGAGCTGCATTCTCTTCCATGATGTGTTCAGTCGACTGGACAAAGCAGCCATTGACAACAG ATCTGGCCAGCAGGTGACTGAAGCCGTGACAGTCCAGGTCGGCCATGCAGAGACCCTACTGCCACTACTTACCCTGCTGGGCTTCTTTAAGGACAGCGAAGCCCTGAAATCAACCAACTATGCTACACAGACCCAACGCTCCTTCCGCACCAGCCACATGTTGCCCTATGCAGCTAACTTACTCCTGGTGTTGTATGACTGTGGGGCAGGAGACCTGAGGCTGCAGCCACTGCTCAATGAAAAGCCTGTCACGTTCCCCCTTTTGGCTGGCCAGCAGGTCTCCATGCCGCTCTATGAAGATGTCAAAGAGCACTACAGGGAACTGCTCCAAGGCTGTGACTTTGAGAATGAGTGTCAGCTGTTCAAGCATCCTGCTTAA
- the LOC113132085 gene encoding multiple inositol polyphosphate phosphatase 1-like: MLTFLWKFSVFYFFIIWALFNYVNPEDNLDIPTIAKYFNTKGRYEEVNPYLREDILAVNRSILQPPSPQCQEIHLIAIIRHGTRYPTTKNIKDMQQLYNIVMHNASGEASFLREIQTQWAMWYTEDMDGRLVQKGVNELKHLAVRLSKLFPSLVSEENLRGGRVKFITSSKHRCVNSTLSFKAGLTELWAIKDQEFDHEVNDALMRFFDKCARIVQEVDNSPLALVEINNFKKGPEMRRVQEKIAVRLRVSYSLITHDMAEAAFYLCAYEFAIKAVNSPWCQLFDEDDAKVMEYASDLREFWKRGYGYDINSKSSCILFHDVFSRLNKAASENKSGQQVTEAVTVQVGHADTLLPLLTLLGFFKDSEALTSTNYATQTQRSFRTSHMLPYAANLLLVLYDCGAGDLRLQPLLNERPVTFPGLADQQVSMPLYEDVKEHYRELLQGCDFENECQLFKHPA; the protein is encoded by the exons ATGCTGACTTTTCTTTGGAAAttctctgtcttttatttctttatcatCTGGGCTTTATTTAATTATGTCAACCCTGAGGACAATCTGGATATACCAACAATCGCCAAATACTtcaacacaaaagggaggtatGAGGAGGTGAACCCTTATCTCAGAGAGGACATACTTGCTGTTAATCGATCTATCCTACAGCCTCCATCTCCACAATGTCAGGAAATTCACCTGATTGCCATCATAAGACATGGCACAAGATACCCGACGACCAAAAACATCAAGGACATGCAGCAGCTTTACAACATTGTTATGCACAATGCCTCAGGTGAAGCAAGTTTTCTGCGTGAAATCCAGACCCAGTGGGCGATGTGGTACACTGAGGACATGGATGGTCGACTCGTCCAGAAAGGTGTGAATGAACTCAAGCATCTGGCTGTCAGGCTTTCAAAGCTGTTCCCTTCACTGGTTTCAGAGGAGAACCTTCGAGGTGGACGCGTCAAATTCATAACCAGCTCAAAGCACAGATGTGTCAACAGCACATTGTCCTTTAAGGCAGGACTCACAGAGCTATGGGCTATTAAAG ATCAGGAGTTCGACCACGAAGTGAATGATGCTTTGATGAGGTTTTTCGACAAGTGCGCCAGGATTGTGCAGGAAGTGGATAACAGCCCCTTGGCTCTGGTGGAGATCAACAATTTCAAGAAGGGACCAGAGATGAGGAGGGTCCAAGAGAAGATAGCAGTCCGTCTTAGAGTCTCATACAGTCTCATCACACATG ATATGGCTGAAGCCGCATTTTACTTGTGTGCTTATGAATTTGCTATCAAGGCAGTGAACTCCCCCTGGTGTCAGCTCTTCGATGAGGATGATGCAAAG GTTATGGAGTATGCAAGTGACCTAAGGGAATTCTGGAAAAGAGGCTATGGTTATGATATCAACAGCAAGTCAAGCTGCATTCTCTTCCATGATGTGTTCAGCCGACTGAACAAAGCAGCCAGCGAGAACAA ATCTGGCCAGCAGGTGACTGAAGCTGTGACAGTCCAGGTCGGCCATGCAGACACCTTGCTGCCACTACTTACCCTGCTGGGCTTCTTTAAGGACAGCGAAGCCCTGACATCAACCAACTATGCTACACAGACCCAACGCTCCTTCCGCACCAGCCACATGTTGCCCTATGCAGCTAACTTACTCCTGGTGTTATATGACTGTGGGGCAGGAGACCTGAGGCTGCAGCCACTGCTCAATGAAAGGCCTGTCACATTCCCAGGTTTGGCTGACCAGCAGGTCTCCATGCCGCTCTATGAAGATGTCAAAGAGCACTACAGGGAACTGCTCCAAGGCTGTGACTTTGAGAATGAGTGTCAGCTGTTCAAGCATCCTGCTTAA